The following coding sequences lie in one Silene latifolia isolate original U9 population chromosome 5, ASM4854445v1, whole genome shotgun sequence genomic window:
- the LOC141656554 gene encoding monocopper oxidase-like protein SKS1 has protein sequence MGFCWINKMLLMLYFVAILGLFINPCFGDDPSQHFYFTYSYKTLSPLGIPQQVIVVNDQFPGPLIEVTTNVNVFVHVKNKLDEELLINWNGLHLQDDPWQDGVQGTTCAIPPKWNFTYQFQAKDQIGSFFYHPTTKFQRASGGFGPIILNNRTIIPLPFPKPDANVILVIGDWYNRDHKALRADLDSGRELGLPDGVLINGNGPFQYNTTLVPDGIDYNTVKVEPGRTYRFRVHNVGISTSLNFRIQNHTLNLVETEGYYTSQANYSSMDIHVGQSYSFLVTMDQDASTDYYIVASARFINESGWERVTGVAILQYTNSRGKATGPLPDPPNDSFDRTWSLNQALSVRQNGSASGARPNPQGSFHYGSINVTDTYILQTLPPATIKGKRRATLNGISFVNPSTPILIADFKNVKGAYKRDFPGVPMAGRAPRMDTSVIDGTFKGFAEIVFQNNDTVMQSFHLDGFSFYVVGMGLGVWSNDNRGSYNKWDAIYRCTVQVFPGGWTAVYAYLDNPGVWNIRTENLDRWYLGQETYIRLVNSEDKNSLFAAPDNVMYCGSLAGLQPKQNSATLTNKNIKFLGALLILLVVLIDLF, from the exons ATGGGTTTTTGTTGGATTAACAAGATGTTATTAATGTTGTATTTTGTTGCTATTCTTggtttgttcattaatccttgttttGGTGATGACCCTTCTCAGCACTTTTATTTCACTTACTCTTACAAAACCCTTTCTCCTTTGGGTATTCCTCAACAG GTTATCGTGGTCAATGATCAGTTTCCAGGACCTTTGATCGAAGTTACGACCAATGTCAATGTTTTTGTTCATGTCAAAAACAAATTGGATGAAGAACTTTTGATTAATTG GAATGGGCTTCACTTGCAAGATGATCCCTGGCAAGATGGTGTGCAAGGAACGACTTGTGCCATCCCTCCGAAATGGAATTTCACATATCAATTTCAGGCGAAAGACCAAATTGGCAGCTTTTTTTACCACCCTACTACCAAGTTTCAAAGAGCTTCTGGTGGGTTTGGTCCGATTATACTTAATAACAGGACCATTATCCCTCTGCCATTCCCTAAACCAGATGCAAATGTTATTCTCGTGATTGGCGATTGGTATAACCGAGACCACAAG GCTTTGAGAGCGGATTTAGATTCCGGCAGGGAATTGGGACTGCCTGATGGAGTTCTTATCAATGGAAACGGACCCTTTCAGTATAATACCACTCTTGTTCCTGATGGTATTGACTACAATACTGTTAAAGTTGAACCAG GGAGAACATATCGATTCCGTGTGCACAATGTTGGGATCTCAACTAGCTTAAACTTTAGAATACAAAATCACACTCTAAATCTAGTTGAAACTGAAGGATACTATACATCACAGGCGAACTACTCAAGCATGGATATTCATGTTGGGCAGTCCTATTCATTTCTTGTTACTATGGATCAGGATGCTAGTACAGACTACTACATAGTGGCTAGTGCTAGGTTTATAAATGAATCTGGGTGGGAAAGAGTCACCGGTGTAGCTATCTTACAGTATACGAATTCACGAGGAAAGGCTACCGGGCCTCTCCCTGATCCACCAAATGATTCATTTGACAGGACATGGTCTTTGAATCAGGCACTGTCTGTCAG GCAAAACGGATCGGCAAGTGGAGCTCGTCCAAACCCACAAGGGTCTTTTCACTATGGGAGTATAAATGTGACCGACACATACATTCTCCAGACTTTGCCACCAGCAACAATCAAGGGAAAACGCCGTGCAACTCTAAATGGAATTTCCTTTGTAAATCCAAGTACTCCCATCCTCATTGCAGACTTCAAAAATGTGAAGGGTGCTTACAAGCGAGATTTCCCCGGTGTGCCCATGGCAGGACGAGCACCTCGTATGGATACCTCTGTCATTGATGGTACATTTAAGGGATTTGCTGAAATTGTATTTCAGAACAATGATACCGTGATGCAAAGTTTTCACCTTGATGGATTTTCGTTTTATGTTGTTGG GATGGGTCTTGGGGTCTGGAGTAATGACAACAGGGGAAGCTATAACAAGTGGGATGCAATTTATCGCTGCACAGTACAG GTTTTTCCTGGGGGGTGGACAGCCGTCTACGCTTATCTGGACAACCCAGGAGTATGGAATATCAGAACCGAGAACCTTGACAGATGGTACTTAGGCCAAGAAACTTACATTAGGCTTGTCAACTCAGAAGACAAAAACTCACTATTCGCGGCCCCTGATAATGTCATGTACTGTGGTTCTCTTGCCGGCTTGCAACC AAAGCAAAATTCTGCAACACTGACAAACAAGAACATAAAGTTTCTCGGTGCATTGCTGATACTGCTCGTTGTTCTCATCGACTTGTTCTGA